The following is a genomic window from Labeo rohita strain BAU-BD-2019 chromosome 11, IGBB_LRoh.1.0, whole genome shotgun sequence.
TGTAGGTTACACATGACTGAGAAAAAGAATGTGATTATGAGGTTCGTCTCATTCAGTTCTTTATTCGCTGCCTGCTACCTGGAATTGTTTAAAGGTTCGATGTGCTGCATGTATTGCAAAgcgaaagaaacaaaaacaaaacaaaaaaagatgctTAGCAATACAGGCGCACAATTGTGAGCGCTCTGGTGGAGAGTCCATATCGGTTGTCCAGATTTGTTGTGGTCACCGAACAATACATTCGGCTTGTTCGTCCGCACGGGGCCTGTTTCCATATTGCGATCACTCACACCCCAGCCTCAACGTCCGCTCTGCCTGATAATGACAAGAACGACTGTCATTACAACGTTCACGCCAGACCACAGGGAAGCAGGCATGAGAGCGTGCGTTCCATGACATGGCTCAGTAGGGGAACCATAAATACgtcatttatgtttttcttaTCAATATGTCATTGGAGCGTCCACCAGTGTCAAGCCACGTTACGGTATGGCAAACATGCGAAAGGAATATTCCTACTCGTGTGCAGTAGGTAGCTACTATTCAAATGATGAgcctatcattttaaaaaatactatatgcAAACCGAAGAACCAATAGACACACACACGTTCTCTGTTTTACTGCTGTACAGTTCGAAACAGAGGCCTACAGTAAGGCATCAATGCGGCTTTACATGCAAACAAACCGAAAGGTCTTCGAACAGTTCATTGACGTTAACAGGATACATCTGTTTTGGATATGTGAGAGGGGTTTTTATTCAAAGCAATGAACTTTAACAATTAGCTGAACAGAGACCACATAAAGAGAGTTCGGGGAGCTATAAACACTTTTGGCTTCCTCCTTCACGAGGAATCgacagtaaataaaaaacagttcacattATGTACAAGCCAGATGAAAGTAGTCAGGCATCAcatgtacacaaacacactttctctctcacacacacgctaCACGAGCTTGCCGTCATGCAGTCACTTTTGCAGCATGCTTACGTTTAGAAATCCGAGTGAGATGCATAGTCAAAATCGCAGCTCTTTTACCCTCTCTCACATCTCCAGTACTGCGTACGTGTGGCGTAAAGTGAGGAAGGTGTATCTGAAGCAAGCGCGTAGAGTCTGAGCTGTTTGGTTTTGTGTGTACAGGgtccaaaattaactttttagcATGTCTGACAACAGCTGGCGATGAAGTAATTTCAGTGGGGTCCAGAAGTCACTATTATTTTGCattcttttctcattttaaacaacaaaagtgTTACAAATTctttgcatattttaatattttgatttctactgtatacactaccagtcaaaagtttttgaacagtaaatttttaaatgttttttaaagaagtcttttctgatctacagcacagcaaaaactaacatttttactatttaaaataactcttttctattcgaatatattttaaaatgtaattttttcctgtgatttcaaagctgaatttttagcatcattactccagtcacattacccttcagaaatcattataatattctgatttgcttcttaaaaaacattattatgttgaaaacagctgagtagaatgcatttttgatgcacagaaagttcagaagaacagcatttatctaaaatataaatcttttgtaacattataaatcactTCTGATCTATTTAAAGCgtccctgctaaataaaagtaataatttctataatttattccccccccaaaaaaaaacctgtactgtgactccaagcttttgaatgaaaaaaagtacttaactggtttaaatattgataataataataataataaaatataataaaatatataaatatatataaaatataataaaatatataatataataaaaacataaaatgtttcttgaacagcaaatcagcatattagaatgatttctgaaggatcatgtgacattgaagactgaagtaatgatgctgaaaatgtagctctgatcacaggaaaaaaagcaatttaaaatatattcaaatagaaaacagttatttttaaatagtacaaatatttcaaaattgtactgtttttgatgtactttggatcacataaatgcaggcttagtgagcagaaaaagaaaaaaaaacttgctgtccaaaacttttgactggtaatgtgtatacatatatatataaaataaaaaagattaaaaaaattcacataaaaattaaagttttcttgttttacgtgagaaaaaacaaaacagatttcattctGGTCTCAGACTTATGGGCCccaatgtatgtatattttagaactgttttaaaggattttttaaattgtatatccTTCATATATTTGTGTCATAAAAAATCTGTTACAAAAACATCATGATTCTGCAACTCAAAACTTAGTTTTGATCAAATTTGTCTGGACTGAGTGCACTGAAGTtctgtcaattaaaaaaaaaagttccaatAAATATCTGATGAAGTTTTCCACTAGAGAAAAAGTTGTTTGAAGATGCACGACGGATGACGTTcattgatcttttttttattagaatttctCTGCTTTGATTCCCGGACATCAATGAGCTTTATCATTCTTGTGATCTAATATGTCTTGCAATTCAAGCAAGTTAGCAAACAGCTGTCCGCTGCTTCTGGAGTGTTAATTTTGGACCCGGTGTGTGAGAGATCAGGTCTAaatgtgcagcagcagtggcTGGGTCTCACTCTGGGGAGGCTCACCCTCGGGTGGTGGCAGATGGTACACCACACACAGTGAGGAGTACAGGCACCCCACAAATGACATCAGACTCGCAAAGTACATCACGCCCTGGGCCCCACCCACCAGCGATGTCAGTGGGCCCATAGCCACGGAGACCAGGATCTGTGCCAGGAAGTACTGGCAGCTGAGCAGGGAGATGTCCACCCCCATTCCGCGCCTGGTCCCGTCCTCTGATGAGCCGCAGAACTGCAGGAACAACATGTGGACATTCGTGATTGAGATATGGTAAACATACGTCCTCTTTTTCCCAAACATGTCCTCAGCAGGATTTCTGAATTGTCTGAGATGTCTGGGTTTTGGCTATTGTTTTCATACTTGCTGAAGGTAAAGACATGTCtatgaaaaagtcacaaattgTGTATTTGTCACCCTAATTGAGATTGATTAAGTCACACTGAAACTTTTAGggtttttttagttgttttagttgtagtttttaatttttaagatttttaattttgtttaaatgtcatttattaaattattgtttttaatattttatttttacattttcagataattttattttctgttttagtcattttatgtgcctttGTCACTTCTAATCTTTTTGTGTCTATTTGgatttaatctatttttattttagttttaactttttttcagttcactttatttttattttagttttagtcattttaatatttcttttcgATTCATTTCAGTGAAGGcaacattttaatagtttacattttttatctaatatttatattttttattttatttcagcttaaaaaacattttaatagttttacttttaattgcagtcaaaaataaaaataaaaatatgtaacttAATGAACATGCGGTCGAAAACCACTGACAATAATTTTAGGACCCTCAGTTCATGAAAACAGAAACATGCATGCATTGTATTGCATTTACAGTGGAAGTCTGTGAGATAAAATATTGACAAAgggtttaaaagcagaaatgtgtcacttatatttttgtttattataacaaATCATTATTTCATGTGCTGTTTGAACTGAAAAGTTGTATAAAATCTTTGTTCTATGTGTTGCCAACAACAATATTGCAAACATATGCTACAGACCTATTTCCCTGTTATATCtctatttctctgttttttgtgtaaaaGTTACTATGTTCACTACAGTTGTGAAAAGAATTTTGCAAATGAGCAAAATTATGTCCAATTTTGGTACTAgttcccagctaacaaaaatatgttccaAGATCATTTTGCTTATGTTCCCATTAAGTTATGAAaagtttcttcatttttttaagttttaaaaacttttttagttATGCGAACGTTAAGGAAACATTCCATTCtatcaattttaaatgttacttttgaaacaagttgttatattttaaaaaaaactgtttgaagTTCCAaccaaaacattcaaaattcaAACAAGATTTTTTAGAATGTTAAATATGCATGTCATAATGTTTGAGATAAaattttgagaacattattaaTAACCAGATAACttcaacaacaaacaaacattctAATAACATTACTAATACGTTTGGTAATAACTTTGAGAGAACCATCAGCCACTGTTCTGAGAACATTTCCTGTTAGCTGCGTTCacacaaataacatttcatcttgatgatgtttttttgaatAGTGAGTATTTTAAAACCTGTACTGATTCCATGCCCCATAGACTTCCATTATAAGTGCTTTCCCATAAACATAATTATTACTTAGTGTTTCTGTTCCTCAGGTGATCTTACCTGTGGGCTCTGGTAGTATTCACAGAGCAGAGAGTAAGGCAGCGtacagagagaagagaagagaacacCATAGGTGACGCAGAGAGACAGCACCACGTACAGGTTGGTGGAGAGAGTGGCCAGCCCTGTGCCCAAACCAAAGGCCAGATAGGCGAAAAAATACAAAGAACGCAATGAGAACCGCTCCTCCAGCTTCTCAAGAATGGCTGCAAGAGGAAACGATGGAAGAAAGTCATGGTAATGCACAGTCATCTTTGTTTATGCTCAAATTGTGTCATGCTTTTACTAACCTGAATAAAAAGCAGCACTAAATGCATAGATGCACATCCCCCAGCAGCCCATGCTGACGCCTGAATTGTAGCGCTTGTACTCCTCTGAATCGTGGTGGGCTTTTGGGTCGCCACCAAACACAACCTCCCCCATGAAGTCAGTGTAGAAGAGCAGCATCCCCTCAAACGATAACCAACCTGTGTCAGGCAACATTTAGGATGGAAGATAAAAGTTTTGGACATAAACACTTTAAACACTTTAACAGTCATTGCATATTTTTTCTGTTGCAGCTAAGAAATGTGATCAGAACCTTGGTTTCAAGCCTATGtgaaataaacaacacaaacaaaaaatatgagcCTCAGACATTTTGTATATGCCTAATGAAATGCAAAACCTTTATTACCCAGGAAATGGTTGGTGCACAGGCTTCGTAAACATGGAGGCATCCTGTAGATGGCGGTACAGAGCAACTTTATTGACATTTGAGAGTCTGCTCCTTCGTGGTTGCCACTGAGGTCACTGTCATAACGCATGCCATTCAGCAATATATTTGCCACCTTGAGAAAAGGGCAAAAACACGCAAAGGTTCAACTGCAAGTATACATAAAAAAGCATGTGTacacacttaaaataaaaaagagaatgtaaaaagtaaaatagtgtttaaatactaaaattactacaaataaaactgaaataaaaataaagctatacaaaaatataaaaaaataaatctaataaaaataaaagcacatcaaaacaaaactactaattaaaatggaaactgaaaatgtgaaaataatagctaactcaaaatataaatactataataatatataaatatattaaaataaggaacattatttaaatatagtaaacatttATCAAATGGATTTGGAAGTACTACATTTTTAtagataattaaaaatattgtcaaattaggcataataattaaacaaaaacgaaaactcaaataaaaatgtttaagtttcagtactaaaattattaaaattaaagctgaaataaacataaaatctaattagacgtaaaaatattaaaagtgataaaggcacataaaatgacaaaaactaaaacttaaattaaaccGAACATTTGAAAGTAAACGCTAAttcagaaatattaataaatatattttactacagtatataaataatccttaaaatataACTGATTTTCCGGTAATTGatttaaatatggtaaaatCTAAAATGGATTTGGGAGTATACTTTTATACGTAAATGAAAAGTCAAATtggcaaaaaataattaacaaacaaaaatttgaaatgttgatTTGGCAGACAGCTGAAGTTAAGTTCAagaactaaaatgactaaaactgtaataaaaattcaagctaaataaatattttaaactgacgaaaatgagaaaagcacaaaaaatgactaaaactgaaactaaaattaaactaaaaactgaaaacaaaattgcgaaatgattcgcgataccctctttgaagtcccaatctgaatcaaacgattcgcaaTCCAATCGAAGcggtcacaagtttgaatcaaccggagcggttccagcgtaaatgactcactcagcTGAATCAGTTTGTCTGTTCTTCCGCTTTTcgcgtcttcagccatgtttacacgacactgtcagtactactactggcttaccTCGCTAGTTttttgacattaactgaaataagcgacACAAGgatgatgtttacaaataaaatatccatatttccattccaaagatgacatccaacacaaatctgCGAACATATTCAGGTGAggtttactgctaactagtgaaaacaatcctcaaaatacatgttaaatgGAAAGAAtttgtagcttaattcactatatttattttaaatagtttgaccACTGCAGTTCAGTTGGTGACAGTTCAATAAGAAGTTCCAGTCATCTCATACCATTTAAGTAAATGTTCAGTTTAtcagtatatattgtaataaatatttgagaaattgtTGTATCTGATTGTATTAGTCTATATAGAGTGATAGTCAATGTAAAAGAGCAAATGGGAAAAGCAGATGAACACACAACAGCATAACAACATAAAGTTAAACCTTGACTTTGAGTATGCAGTATACAGACCATTTGAATAAggataaatgtatttatgtacataAACTAACTGACCTGTTGACTGAAGGTGACCGTGCGTCTACGACCGTTGTCCAAGCCACCGCTTGGAGCAATTAGCGGGTCCTCCATTAAGGCCAGACTCTGGGGGCGCTTCAGTATCCCTGAGGCACTGCCTTGCTGTGACCCCGACGCAGCCTGTTGGCCCTCATTAGGCTGGTCGGCAGGTTCAACGGCTTGCTTTTGCTCATTAGCTTGCAACTCCTCAGTCACCACCAACTCTCCATTAGGGTGCAAGAGTTTGTTTTGCTGTGCGACTTCATTTGCGGTAGGCATTTCGCTTTGAGGAGGAGGGGGCGTGTCCCCTGGTGGAAGAGGCGGAGCCACCGCCTCAGGTTCTAATGGAGTCTGCTGTCCAGTGTAGCACTCAATCAAAACTCTGTCTATGTAGGAGGTGCCTAAGGAGGAAGCAAACTCATTAATGCCTGTGAGCGAGGTATCCCGACTGATGAAGCTGCCGTATTTGGGCGTCAGAGGACTCAGAGGGGAAATGGGGCTGGTGAGGCCTGCGTAGAGCCGTGCGTTGGCGCTGCTCGAGCGACCCAGTGGATCCTGGTAGCGGCAATTTGAGAACTGGCTGTTATAGAGGGCTTCCTCCTCGTCCTCATCGTCCTGGTCCGCAGCGGCTCCAGGTGGAGGCGGTGGGGAGGGTGGAAGAGGGAGATTGGGGCTTTTGAGGCTTCGGGTGCTTCTGGTTTGAGGCTGGGACTGGGGTAGAGGTCGCTCAGGGATACTGGTGAGAGTCATGGCCGTGGTTGCGGCAAGGGTTATGCTGGTGAACAGGTATATGACCCGGAGCTGGCCACCCATTGACCTTCCGAACTCAGTTTTGTCCCAGTTAATGCCACCCACAATGTAGCCGAAGCCACCGCCAAGACCTGGGTTAAATCAGAAATGCAACAGTAAAGTGATTTAGTGTTGTTACtgataactaaaactataaaaggtGTTGGTATCTTTTTggcaattgaaataaagcttaaataaataaatataaataatagatgaaaacgtaaaaaattaaattagaaattctggcttggcaactagctgaaataaaataagtgtaagtgcagtactaaaatgactaaaatcaaaacagaaataaaaataaaactttacagacatatatttaaaaatataaaaatattaaattattaaacactatattattaatatattattaaatatatataatgactaACAATATAGTCAAAATagccaaaaaaagaaatgttgacTAAGTGagataaagtactaaaattgctacaacaaaaacttaaaaataaaactatacataaatataaaaaatgacaaaagcatgtaacaaaattacttaacctgaaagtaattaaaatgaaaataaatcaaaattatcattaaatactacaaaaatatataaataatataaaaacaacacagattTTTAGGAAATAGGTAAATTacccaaaataataacaaacaaaaacaaaaattagaaatgctgtCTTGGCAACTAAAATTACTAAGTATTGCTAcaaccaaaactgaaataaaaataaaactatacagaaatataaaaaatgataaatgtgacAAAATTACTTCAGCTGAAACTAATTACAGtaactacaaaaatatataaaattacaaatatataaataatatgaaaataacacgaaaa
Proteins encoded in this region:
- the slc45a1 gene encoding LOW QUALITY PROTEIN: proton-associated sugar transporter A (The sequence of the model RefSeq protein was modified relative to this genomic sequence to represent the inferred CDS: deleted 1 base in 1 codon), which translates into the protein MSSPGMGTPSDPLLSSPIGGKFGTAQEGTWRPTLSKTSSFPTSTTRHLSHRANNFQRHPKRRKLIRPSPPPPPNTPCPLEQLDLSELPPRRTFPELLFNGCILFGIEFSYAMETAYVTPVLLQMGLPDQFYSLVWFISPILGFLLQPILGAWSDRCTSRFGRRRPFIFALAIGALLGLTLVLNGRDIGSAVADTTLDHKWGIVLTVCGVVLMDFSADSADNPSHAYMMDVCSPEDQDRGLNIHALLAGLGGGFGYIVGGINWDKTEFGRSMGGQLRVIYLFTSITLAATTAMTLTSIPERPLPQSQPQTRSTRSLKSPNLPLPPSPPPPPGAAADQDDEDEEEALYNSQFSNCRYQDPLGRSSSANARLYAGLTSPISPLSPLTPKYGSFISRDTSLTGINEFASSLGTSYIDRVLIECYTGQQTPLEPEAVAPPLPPGDTPPPPQSEMPTANEVAQQNKLLHPNGELVVTEELQANEQKQAVEPADQPNEGQQAASGSQQGSASGILKRPQSLALMEDPLIAPSGGLDNGRRRTVTFSQQVANILLNGMRYDSDLSGNHEGADSQMSIKLLCTAIYRMPPCLRSLCTNHFLGWLSFEGMLLFYTDFMGEVVFGGDPKAHHDSEEYKRYNSGVSMGCWGMCIYAFSAAFYSAILEKLEERFSLRSLYFFAYLAFGLGTGLATLSTNLYVVLSLCVTYGVLFSSLCTLPYSLLCEYYQSPQFCGSSEDGTRRGMGVDISLLSCQYFLAQILVSVAMGPLTSLVGGAQGVMYFASLMSFVGCLYSSLCVVYHLPPPEGRADVEAGV